In one Polaribacter sp. ALD11 genomic region, the following are encoded:
- a CDS encoding CIA30 family protein, translated as MNKLYLIFILIFFMNDTSQIIFDFNSNSDISNWVIVDDVVMGGRSDGNFKINEKGVGEFYGKVSLENNGGFSSLRHRFSSIKINGFKEVVLRVKGDGKKYQFRIKDAISNQYSFIANFETNGEWQTLKVELSEMYPAFRGRKLSIGEFSSENIEEIAFLIGNNTVENFKLEIDQIYLQ; from the coding sequence ATGAATAAACTTTATTTAATTTTTATTTTAATCTTTTTTATGAACGATACTAGCCAAATAATTTTCGATTTTAACTCAAACTCAGATATTTCTAACTGGGTAATAGTAGATGATGTTGTTATGGGAGGAAGGTCTGATGGAAATTTTAAAATTAATGAAAAAGGTGTTGGAGAATTTTATGGAAAGGTCTCTTTAGAAAATAACGGAGGTTTTTCTTCCTTAAGACATCGTTTTTCTTCAATTAAAATAAATGGTTTTAAAGAGGTTGTTTTAAGAGTAAAAGGTGATGGTAAAAAATATCAATTTAGAATAAAGGATGCTATAAGTAATCAGTATTCTTTTATTGCTAATTTTGAAACAAACGGAGAATGGCAAACTCTTAAAGTTGAACTTTCAGAAATGTATCCAGCTTTTAGAGGACGAAAATTATCTATTGGAGAGTTTTCCTCAGAAAATATCGAAGAAATTGCTTTTCTAATAGGAAATAATACTGTTGAAAACTTCAAATTAGAAATAGACCAAATCTACCTTCAGTAA
- a CDS encoding DUF389 domain-containing protein: MEEDIKKNITPNLAEETGQNVKDDAKGLLDSIKKFLVELFDFRDDTDHEATIEAIKADIPFKGATAWILIFAVFVASIGLNANSTAVVIGAMLISPLMGPILGIGMSFALNDLETFKKSLINLGIMIGLSLFASFLFFYFFPLSEDNSELLGRVSPDIRDVLIAFFGGLALMVARTKKGTIASVIFGVAIATALMPPLCTAGYGLAKGNFSYFFGAMYLFTINTIFIALATFLVLKLLNFPMHKYANAAKRKRYSTIATIVGIAVMIPAIFTFITVFNENQVKTQVNNFIKNEVKTIKNFQLIDDSYSFKDKEINLNFFNEVTEGEENILNNQLVNNTNYTKIKDFKIKIKGSDTKSFSLITTAYKEKREELQESKNIIAGLQKQIAGLQETISSLNNRIEQDALNKNQNVIAFSRIAKDAKIRYIDIEEIGFASVLSSKDFIKIDTIPVATIKWNIKLPDSIISSKERELRNWLQKEMALDTLFIKREK; the protein is encoded by the coding sequence ATGGAAGAAGATATTAAAAAAAATATAACACCTAATTTAGCCGAAGAAACTGGGCAAAATGTTAAAGATGATGCGAAGGGTTTATTAGATAGCATAAAGAAATTTCTAGTAGAGCTTTTTGATTTTAGAGATGATACAGATCATGAAGCAACAATAGAAGCTATAAAAGCAGATATTCCTTTTAAAGGTGCAACTGCATGGATTCTTATTTTCGCCGTCTTTGTGGCATCAATAGGTTTAAATGCAAATTCTACCGCAGTTGTTATTGGAGCCATGTTAATATCTCCTCTAATGGGGCCTATCTTGGGTATTGGTATGTCTTTTGCCTTGAATGATCTAGAAACGTTTAAAAAATCTTTAATCAATCTAGGAATTATGATTGGTTTAAGTTTATTTGCATCTTTCCTTTTCTTTTATTTCTTTCCGTTGAGTGAAGATAACTCTGAGTTATTAGGGCGTGTTAGTCCAGATATACGAGATGTTTTAATTGCATTTTTTGGTGGTCTGGCCTTAATGGTTGCAAGAACTAAGAAAGGCACAATTGCATCTGTAATTTTTGGGGTTGCTATTGCTACCGCTTTAATGCCTCCTTTGTGTACAGCGGGTTATGGTTTGGCTAAAGGAAATTTTTCTTACTTTTTTGGAGCAATGTATTTGTTTACAATTAATACTATTTTTATTGCGCTGGCAACTTTTTTAGTATTGAAGTTGTTAAACTTTCCAATGCATAAATATGCAAATGCTGCTAAGAGAAAAAGATATTCTACTATTGCGACAATTGTGGGTATAGCAGTTATGATTCCTGCAATTTTTACTTTTATTACTGTGTTTAATGAAAATCAGGTGAAAACTCAGGTAAATAATTTTATAAAGAATGAAGTTAAAACTATCAAGAATTTTCAATTAATAGATGATTCCTATAGTTTTAAAGATAAAGAAATTAATCTAAATTTCTTTAATGAAGTTACAGAGGGAGAGGAAAATATTTTGAATAACCAGTTAGTTAACAATACGAACTATACAAAAATAAAAGATTTTAAAATAAAGATAAAAGGTAGTGATACGAAGAGTTTTTCTTTAATAACAACTGCGTATAAAGAAAAGCGAGAAGAGTTACAGGAAAGTAAAAATATTATTGCTGGTTTGCAAAAACAGATAGCAGGTTTACAAGAAACAATTTCTAGTTTAAATAACAGAATTGAGCAAGATGCTTTGAATAAAAATCAGAATGTAATTGCTTTTAGTAGAATTGCTAAAGATGCTAAAATAAGGTATATAGATATCGAAGAAATTGGTTTTGCTAGTGTATTATCTTCCAAAGATTTTATTAAAATTGATACGATTCCTGTGGCAACAATAAAATGGAATATAAAATTACCAGATAGTATTATCTCATCAAAAGAAAGAGAATTAAGAAACTGGCTTCAAAAAGAAATGGCGTTAGATACGTTGTTTATTAAACGAGAAAAATAA
- a CDS encoding mannose-1-phosphate guanylyltransferase, which translates to MTDSKNYYAVIMAGGVGSRFWPMSTSTYPKQFHDILGVGQSLIQRTYQRINDLVPSNNILIATNESYEKLVLEQLPKVKKNQLLLEPAMRNTAPCILYAALKIYNQNPNAVILVAPSDHWIDDEAEFTKNIQTSFDACSKEDILMTLGIQPDTPNTGYGYIKFEKGASEIKKVKNFTEKPNLETAEKFLNSGDYLWNAGIFIWSAKSILKAFKKSLPEMVTVLDDGNNVYNSDFEDDFIRTNYSKCQNISIDFGIMEKAKNVHVLPVDFGWNDLGTWGSLYNKLEKDNTQNAVVGAQTIFRDANGNMVRTQSGKKVIIQGLSNFIIVEKDDVLLICPRKDEQDIKQITTDVREEFGDDFV; encoded by the coding sequence ATGACAGATAGTAAAAATTATTACGCAGTTATTATGGCCGGCGGTGTTGGTTCTCGTTTTTGGCCAATGAGTACATCAACATATCCAAAACAGTTTCACGACATCTTAGGTGTTGGACAAAGTTTAATTCAGAGAACTTATCAGAGAATTAATGATTTAGTTCCTTCAAATAATATCTTAATTGCAACGAATGAAAGTTATGAAAAACTTGTTTTAGAACAGCTACCAAAAGTAAAAAAAAATCAACTACTATTAGAACCTGCCATGAGAAATACAGCACCTTGTATTTTATATGCAGCTTTAAAAATATACAATCAAAATCCTAATGCAGTAATACTAGTTGCTCCTTCTGATCATTGGATTGATGATGAAGCAGAGTTTACTAAAAACATACAAACTTCTTTTGATGCTTGTTCTAAAGAAGATATTTTGATGACGCTAGGGATTCAGCCAGATACCCCAAATACAGGCTATGGTTATATCAAATTTGAAAAAGGTGCTTCAGAAATAAAAAAAGTAAAGAATTTTACTGAAAAGCCCAATTTAGAAACGGCTGAAAAATTTCTAAATAGTGGAGATTATCTTTGGAATGCAGGGATCTTTATTTGGTCTGCAAAAAGCATTCTTAAAGCTTTTAAAAAGAGCTTACCAGAAATGGTTACTGTTTTAGACGACGGAAATAATGTATATAATTCTGATTTTGAAGACGATTTTATCAGAACCAATTATTCTAAATGTCAAAATATTTCTATTGATTTTGGAATCATGGAAAAAGCAAAAAACGTACATGTTTTACCTGTCGATTTTGGATGGAACGATCTAGGGACTTGGGGATCTTTATACAACAAACTAGAAAAAGATAACACTCAAAATGCTGTAGTAGGAGCTCAAACAATATTTAGAGACGCTAATGGTAACATGGTTAGAACACAATCTGGCAAGAAAGTTATAATACAAGGTTTGAGTAATTTTATTATTGTTGAAAAAGATGATGTTCTTTTAATCTGTCCTAGAAAAGATGAACAAGATATAAAACAAATAACTACAGATGTTCGAGAAGAATTTGGTGACGATTTCGTTTAA
- a CDS encoding SprT-like domain-containing protein, whose protein sequence is MTEDYQNYIPQKAIPFLEFLINKHNFTLKIVEQRATKHGDFRSLPNGKFQITVNNNLNKYQFLLTLVHEIAHHVTHQKFGRVLPHGKEWKAVFQHLMLPFLNPNIYPKEILPYLAHYLKNPKASTDTDVNLSLALKGNIAETGKNFIFAIPFGSLFIFKDVIYKRGNKRRTRYECLCMANKKVYLFNQNVEVQSYDR, encoded by the coding sequence TTGACAGAAGATTACCAAAATTACATACCACAAAAAGCAATTCCTTTTTTAGAATTCCTTATAAACAAACACAACTTTACATTAAAGATTGTAGAACAACGTGCTACAAAACATGGTGATTTTAGAAGTTTACCAAATGGAAAGTTTCAAATAACAGTTAATAACAATCTTAATAAGTATCAGTTTTTATTAACTTTAGTTCATGAAATTGCACACCATGTTACACATCAAAAGTTTGGGCGTGTACTACCACATGGCAAAGAGTGGAAAGCAGTTTTTCAACATTTAATGTTGCCTTTTTTGAATCCGAATATTTACCCGAAGGAAATACTGCCTTATTTGGCACATTATTTAAAGAACCCAAAAGCAAGTACAGATACAGATGTTAACTTATCATTAGCTCTAAAAGGAAATATTGCAGAGACCGGAAAGAACTTTATCTTTGCAATTCCTTTTGGAAGTCTTTTTATCTTTAAAGATGTTATTTATAAAAGAGGAAACAAGAGAAGAACACGCTATGAATGTCTATGTATGGCGAATAAAAAAGTATATCTCTTCAATCAAAATGTAGAAGTACAAAGTTATGACAGATAG
- a CDS encoding SDR family oxidoreductase, which produces MKNVVITGTSRGIGFELAKQFAENGHQVLALSRNSKPLSAINHKNITVLSVDISNSEDLQKVTDFIKSTWKKIDILVNNAGKLVNKPFTEISSEDFLEVYKVNVFAVAEVTKLMIPFLQKGSHVVTISSMGGIQGSMKFPGLAAYSSAKGAVITLSELLAEEYKEQQIAFNVLALGAVQTEMLEEAFPGYQAPISAMEMADYMYNFAMTGNKFYNGKVLQVSSSTP; this is translated from the coding sequence ATGAAAAACGTAGTTATTACAGGAACAAGCAGAGGAATTGGGTTTGAACTCGCTAAACAATTTGCAGAAAACGGACATCAAGTTTTGGCATTGTCTAGAAACTCAAAACCCTTATCAGCAATAAATCATAAAAATATTACTGTTTTATCTGTTGATATTTCTAATTCTGAAGACTTACAGAAAGTTACTGATTTTATAAAAAGTACTTGGAAAAAAATTGATATTTTAGTTAATAATGCAGGTAAATTAGTAAACAAACCGTTTACAGAAATATCTTCGGAAGATTTTTTAGAAGTATATAAAGTAAATGTTTTTGCTGTTGCAGAAGTTACCAAATTAATGATTCCTTTCTTACAAAAAGGAAGTCATGTAGTTACTATTAGCTCTATGGGCGGAATTCAGGGAAGCATGAAGTTCCCCGGTTTAGCAGCTTATTCTTCTGCAAAAGGTGCTGTAATTACACTTTCTGAATTACTTGCAGAAGAATATAAAGAACAACAAATTGCTTTTAATGTTTTAGCACTAGGAGCTGTACAGACAGAAATGTTAGAAGAAGCTTTTCCGGGTTATCAGGCACCTATTTCTGCAATGGAAATGGCAGATTATATGTATAATTTTGCAATGACGGGTAATAAATTTTATAACGGAAAAGTATTACAGGTTTCTTCATCTACTCCGTAA
- a CDS encoding amidohydrolase family protein, producing the protein MKKIFLLFISVFFMQNFMAQTTYILCGKLLDTKSGEIATKKTIIVKENKIYKVMDGYVSPKSATAITIDLKDKVVMAGLIDFHVHIEQEFDRNTRLNSYILNEADVAFNSVGFAETTLLNGFTTVRDLGGSGVNISIRNAINTGKIPGPRVFTAGKSLATTGGHADPTNGSSRKLMGNPGAKEGVVNSVEDAKKAVRQRYKNGADCIKITATGGVLSVAKSGDNPQFTIEEIKAICETAKDYGMHVAAHAHGDEGMRRAIIGGVKTIEHGTYMSSETMELMKKHNAYLVPTITAGKEVEEKAKIPGFYPDIVVPKALAVGPQIQGTFAKAYKKGVGIAFGTDAGVFKHGNNAKEFGFMVEAGMPAIEAIQSATITNAMLLKMENEIGQIQKGFFADIIAVDEDPTKNIATMEKVIFVMKNGKVYKDEK; encoded by the coding sequence ATGAAGAAAATATTTTTGCTTTTTATAAGCGTATTTTTTATGCAGAATTTTATGGCGCAAACTACTTATATTTTATGCGGAAAATTATTAGACACTAAATCAGGAGAAATAGCAACTAAAAAAACCATTATTGTAAAAGAAAATAAAATTTACAAAGTAATGGATGGGTATGTCTCGCCTAAAAGTGCAACAGCAATAACGATAGATTTAAAAGATAAGGTTGTAATGGCTGGTTTAATTGATTTTCATGTGCATATAGAACAAGAATTTGATAGAAATACAAGGCTAAATAGTTATATTCTGAACGAAGCAGATGTTGCTTTTAATTCTGTTGGTTTTGCTGAAACGACACTTTTAAACGGATTTACAACGGTAAGAGATTTAGGAGGAAGTGGTGTTAATATATCCATTAGAAATGCAATTAACACGGGTAAAATTCCTGGGCCAAGAGTTTTTACAGCTGGTAAATCTTTGGCAACAACAGGTGGTCATGCAGATCCTACAAATGGAAGTAGTAGAAAGTTAATGGGAAATCCTGGTGCTAAAGAAGGTGTTGTGAATTCTGTGGAAGATGCAAAAAAAGCAGTAAGACAAAGGTATAAAAATGGTGCAGATTGTATAAAAATAACTGCAACTGGTGGTGTTTTAAGTGTTGCGAAATCAGGTGATAATCCGCAATTTACAATTGAAGAGATAAAAGCAATTTGTGAAACGGCAAAAGACTACGGAATGCACGTTGCTGCGCATGCTCATGGAGATGAAGGAATGAGAAGAGCAATTATTGGCGGCGTAAAAACCATTGAACATGGAACTTATATGAGTTCTGAAACGATGGAGTTGATGAAAAAGCACAACGCGTATTTAGTGCCAACAATTACAGCCGGAAAAGAAGTAGAAGAAAAGGCGAAGATACCAGGTTTCTATCCGGATATAGTAGTGCCTAAAGCATTAGCCGTTGGACCACAAATTCAAGGTACTTTTGCAAAAGCATATAAAAAAGGCGTAGGAATTGCATTCGGAACAGATGCTGGAGTCTTTAAACACGGTAATAACGCAAAAGAGTTTGGTTTTATGGTGGAAGCTGGAATGCCAGCTATAGAAGCAATTCAGTCTGCAACGATTACAAATGCTATGTTGCTAAAAATGGAAAACGAAATAGGACAAATACAAAAAGGTTTTTTTGCAGACATCATTGCTGTAGACGAAGATCCTACAAAAAACATTGCTACAATGGAAAAGGTGATTTTTGTGATGAAAAATGGTAAAGTATATAAAGATGAAAAATAA
- a CDS encoding glutaminyl-peptide cyclotransferase, with product MKNYSILISFLAILFLTASCSNAYKFSLEKPKKAILNESVTVKLIEKNDKPIEKIQFYVNGKEIPSEGNSATINTTNLGVGKHAINALAFYDGKTKKENGFIEVFANSKPAIYTYKIINEYPHDIKAYTQGLEYHNGFLYETTGRRGQSTLRKLDIKTGKVLQEIALDKKYFGEGMTIVNNKIIWLTWENKKGFVYDLETFKQEKEFAYNKSKEGWGLTHNETDLIKSDGTNKIWFLDKENYKEKRFIQVYAHDRAIDQLNELELIDGKLYANMYQKNTIIVINPKTGVVEGLGDLRGLEKEMAKTQKLVANDEVLNGIAYDTENKRLFVTGKHWGKLFEIELIKQ from the coding sequence ATGAAGAATTATTCTATTTTAATATCCTTTTTAGCCATTTTATTTCTAACAGCTTCTTGTTCTAATGCTTATAAGTTCTCTTTAGAAAAGCCTAAGAAAGCGATTTTAAATGAGTCGGTTACCGTAAAATTAATTGAGAAAAATGACAAACCTATTGAGAAAATTCAGTTTTATGTAAACGGAAAAGAAATTCCTAGCGAAGGGAATTCTGCAACTATTAACACCACAAATTTAGGTGTTGGTAAACATGCCATTAATGCTTTGGCTTTTTATGATGGCAAAACGAAGAAAGAAAATGGGTTTATAGAGGTTTTTGCAAATAGTAAACCTGCAATTTATACCTATAAAATTATAAATGAATATCCTCATGATATTAAAGCATACACGCAAGGTTTAGAATACCACAACGGTTTTTTATACGAAACTACAGGTCGTAGAGGACAATCTACACTTAGAAAACTAGACATTAAAACAGGTAAAGTTTTACAAGAAATAGCTTTAGATAAAAAGTATTTCGGAGAAGGAATGACCATTGTAAACAATAAAATTATTTGGTTAACTTGGGAAAACAAAAAAGGTTTTGTCTACGATTTAGAAACGTTTAAACAAGAAAAAGAGTTCGCTTACAATAAGAGTAAAGAAGGTTGGGGCTTAACTCATAATGAAACTGACTTGATAAAATCTGATGGAACAAATAAAATTTGGTTTTTAGACAAAGAAAATTATAAAGAAAAAAGATTCATACAAGTATACGCTCATGATAGAGCCATCGATCAGTTAAATGAACTAGAGTTAATAGATGGGAAATTATACGCCAATATGTATCAAAAGAACACTATAATAGTAATAAACCCTAAAACAGGTGTTGTAGAAGGTCTTGGAGATTTAAGAGGTTTAGAAAAAGAGATGGCTAAAACTCAAAAATTAGTTGCAAATGACGAGGTTCTAAATGGTATTGCTTATGATACCGAAAACAAGAGGTTATTTGTTACCGGAAAACATTGGGGTAAATTATTTGAAATTGAATTGATAAAACAATAA
- a CDS encoding type B 50S ribosomal protein L31 yields MRKGIHPENYRMMAFKDMSNGDVFITRSTADTKETLEVDGVEYPLVKLEISRTSHPFYTGKSKLIDAAGRIDKFKNKYAKFKKE; encoded by the coding sequence ATGAGAAAAGGAATTCATCCAGAAAATTACAGAATGATGGCTTTTAAAGATATGTCTAACGGAGATGTATTTATAACACGTTCTACTGCAGATACAAAAGAAACTTTAGAGGTAGATGGTGTAGAGTATCCTTTAGTAAAATTAGAGATTTCTAGAACTTCTCACCCATTTTACACTGGTAAATCTAAACTTATCGATGCTGCAGGACGTATTGACAAGTTCAAAAACAAATACGCAAAATTCAAAAAAGAGTAA
- a CDS encoding FMN-binding glutamate synthase family protein gives MRNTILAIFIGITILSGVLVYFLPQTGTIILLSISGLLMIVAIHDSIQTKHSLLRAFPLIARLRWFFEEERDKIQQYFIEDNLNGTPINREKRSIVYQRSKLEKETVPFGTQHNVYKKGYEFVKHSLFPKNHHEVVGDRIIFGSDKCTQKYDGSIINISAMSFGSLSKNAIMALNQGAKMGNFAHNTGEGGVSPYHLQGGDLIFQVGTGYFGAGKSLDGKRVFDDAIFKDNAIRPEVKMIEIKLSQGAKPGHGGILPAEKNTEEIAKIRKVEVGTQVDSPPSHSAFSNFEEMVAFIQKVRDLSGGKPVGIKLCVGNNEEIEQMIAAFASANNYPDFISVDGGEGGTGSAPMEFTNYIGTPLVEGLVFINKLLQKHQLKHQIKIIASGKAVDAFDIVKYLALGADAIGMARSFMLSLGCIQARECNLDTCPVGVATQDPDLVKALVVQKKNIRVKNYHNKTITTVKEVVGAMGIDAIYNIKSSQVFRRRKDDEVVSLEEIYYKK, from the coding sequence ATGAGAAATACCATACTTGCTATTTTCATAGGGATTACAATTTTGTCTGGAGTTTTAGTGTACTTCCTTCCGCAAACAGGAACTATAATTTTACTATCCATTTCAGGCTTATTAATGATAGTTGCAATTCACGATAGCATACAAACCAAACATTCTTTATTAAGAGCATTTCCTCTAATAGCTCGTTTACGCTGGTTTTTTGAAGAAGAAAGAGACAAAATTCAACAATATTTTATTGAAGACAACTTAAACGGAACGCCAATAAATAGAGAGAAAAGAAGTATTGTTTATCAACGTTCTAAACTCGAAAAGGAAACGGTGCCTTTTGGTACACAGCACAATGTGTACAAGAAAGGTTATGAATTTGTAAAGCATTCTTTATTTCCTAAAAACCACCATGAAGTAGTAGGAGATCGAATTATTTTTGGTTCAGACAAATGCACACAAAAATACGACGGTTCTATTATCAATATTTCAGCAATGTCTTTTGGTTCTTTAAGTAAAAATGCAATTATGGCATTAAACCAAGGAGCTAAAATGGGGAACTTTGCACATAATACTGGCGAAGGAGGAGTTTCTCCTTACCATTTGCAAGGAGGAGATTTAATTTTTCAAGTAGGAACAGGATATTTTGGCGCAGGAAAATCTTTAGATGGTAAACGTGTGTTCGATGATGCTATTTTTAAAGACAATGCCATTCGCCCAGAAGTAAAAATGATTGAAATTAAACTTTCTCAAGGAGCAAAACCTGGTCATGGAGGAATTCTTCCTGCAGAAAAAAATACAGAAGAAATTGCAAAAATTAGAAAAGTAGAGGTAGGTACACAGGTAGATTCACCACCAAGTCACTCTGCATTTTCTAACTTCGAAGAAATGGTTGCTTTTATTCAAAAAGTAAGAGATCTTTCTGGCGGTAAACCTGTAGGAATTAAGTTATGTGTTGGTAATAATGAAGAAATAGAGCAAATGATAGCAGCATTTGCAAGTGCAAACAACTATCCAGATTTTATTTCTGTAGATGGAGGAGAAGGTGGTACAGGTTCTGCCCCAATGGAATTTACAAACTATATTGGTACGCCATTAGTAGAAGGGTTAGTTTTTATAAACAAGCTGTTACAAAAACATCAGCTAAAACACCAAATAAAAATTATTGCAAGTGGTAAGGCTGTTGATGCTTTTGATATTGTAAAATATTTAGCTCTAGGGGCAGATGCAATTGGTATGGCAAGAAGTTTTATGCTAAGTTTAGGTTGTATACAAGCTAGAGAATGTAATTTAGATACGTGCCCAGTTGGTGTGGCTACACAAGACCCAGATTTGGTAAAAGCATTAGTTGTTCAAAAGAAAAACATAAGAGTAAAGAACTACCATAATAAAACTATTACGACTGTTAAGGAAGTAGTTGGTGCTATGGGAATAGATGCTATTTATAATATAAAATCGAGTCAAGTTTTTAGAAGAAGAAAAGATGATGAAGTAGTAAGTTTAGAAGAAATATACTATAAAAAGTAA
- a CDS encoding YpdA family putative bacillithiol disulfide reductase translates to MEFFDIVIIGGGPIGIACGLEAQKKGLRYVILEKGPIVNSLYNYPVNMQFFSSSEKLEIDEIPFISKEAKPRRSEALEYYRRITTSNKLHVNLFEKVTSISKSENKFTVNSDKNTYTSKNIVIATGFYDIPNSLNIPGEDLPKVSHYYNDPHFYAGQKIAIIGASNSSVDAALECYRKGADVTLIIRGTEVGQRVKYWVRPDIINRIEEGSIKVYFKATVKEIFKDAISINTENGLETLQNDFVLALTGYKPDFTFLDEIGVGFSNDEKKIPIYDEATMETNIKGLYLAGVICGGMDTHKWFIENSRIHAKMIVAAVLEKK, encoded by the coding sequence ATGGAGTTTTTTGATATTGTTATTATTGGTGGAGGACCTATTGGGATTGCTTGCGGTTTAGAGGCCCAAAAAAAAGGGTTGAGGTATGTTATTCTAGAGAAAGGACCTATTGTGAATTCGTTATATAATTATCCTGTAAATATGCAGTTTTTCTCTTCTTCAGAAAAGTTAGAGATAGATGAGATTCCTTTTATTAGCAAAGAAGCAAAACCAAGAAGAAGTGAAGCTTTAGAATATTACAGAAGAATTACAACGTCAAATAAATTACACGTTAATTTGTTTGAGAAAGTAACTTCTATTTCTAAAAGTGAAAATAAGTTTACTGTTAATTCTGATAAAAATACATACACATCTAAAAATATAGTTATTGCAACTGGTTTTTATGACATTCCGAATAGTTTAAATATTCCTGGAGAAGATTTACCAAAGGTTTCTCATTATTACAATGACCCACATTTTTATGCAGGACAAAAAATAGCAATTATTGGCGCAAGTAATTCATCTGTAGATGCAGCGCTAGAATGCTATAGAAAAGGAGCGGACGTTACCTTGATTATTAGAGGAACAGAAGTAGGGCAACGCGTGAAGTATTGGGTAAGACCAGATATTATCAACAGAATTGAAGAAGGAAGTATTAAAGTATATTTCAAAGCTACCGTTAAAGAAATATTTAAAGACGCAATTTCTATAAATACAGAAAATGGATTAGAAACGTTACAGAATGATTTCGTTTTGGCATTAACTGGTTACAAACCCGATTTTACTTTTTTAGATGAAATAGGTGTTGGTTTCTCTAATGATGAGAAGAAGATTCCTATTTATGATGAAGCAACAATGGAAACCAACATTAAAGGTCTTTATTTAGCTGGTGTTATCTGTGGAGGAATGGATACGCATAAATGGTTTATAGAAAACTCTCGCATTCATGCAAAAATGATTGTTGCAGCTGTTTTAGAAAAGAAGTAG
- a CDS encoding ABC transporter permease, translating into MKDFFRLVKVEFTRIFSNNVLLAIFIGAPIFYGIIFGYVYQQGKVIDLPIVIIDQDKSPTSDKIVDAFLDNEVLLVSDVRYIPGNIIAEMPTKQYAAVITLPTDFEADIFQKRHPEIRVDLNMANMVNANTASKNIQSVLMTLNAGIEIEGLKKSGLHPTKAAAAYESFKINFNKLYNSTGNYVTFMLPGMLAAIMQQIIFLAMALVFSRDFEDGYFGSLVTESKFSLYHIAVKSTPFILMIPIMWGIVSLFIPYFKIEADVFNFPMLILVTLLTLSSMFIGMLFSIAIPSQLKATELLMVISTPAFVLSGFTWPTLAFPEAITNVAQFIPLTQFLSAFRKIAFYGGNISSIASEINMLLVIIAVTFIAMLLLLQLKIYRYTKKHSKIETAIK; encoded by the coding sequence ATGAAAGATTTTTTTAGGTTGGTTAAAGTAGAATTTACACGTATTTTTTCAAATAATGTATTGCTGGCTATCTTTATCGGAGCACCTATTTTTTATGGAATTATATTTGGTTACGTTTACCAACAAGGCAAAGTGATAGATCTACCAATTGTAATAATAGATCAAGATAAAAGCCCCACTTCTGATAAAATAGTGGATGCATTTCTAGATAACGAAGTCTTGCTTGTAAGTGATGTACGTTATATACCTGGAAATATTATTGCAGAAATGCCTACAAAGCAGTATGCAGCTGTTATTACACTACCAACCGATTTCGAAGCAGATATTTTTCAAAAAAGACACCCTGAAATACGGGTCGATTTAAATATGGCAAACATGGTAAATGCCAACACTGCGAGCAAAAACATCCAGTCGGTTTTAATGACTCTAAATGCCGGTATTGAAATTGAAGGTTTAAAAAAATCAGGTCTTCATCCCACCAAAGCTGCCGCTGCTTACGAAAGCTTCAAAATTAACTTTAATAAGCTTTATAATTCTACAGGAAACTATGTAACCTTTATGCTACCAGGTATGCTCGCAGCAATTATGCAGCAAATTATTTTTTTAGCAATGGCATTGGTTTTTTCAAGAGATTTTGAAGATGGTTATTTTGGCAGTTTGGTTACTGAAAGTAAATTTTCTTTATATCATATTGCTGTTAAATCTACACCGTTTATTTTAATGATACCAATAATGTGGGGAATTGTAAGTCTATTCATTCCCTATTTTAAAATTGAAGCAGATGTCTTTAATTTTCCTATGCTAATTTTAGTAACGCTTTTAACACTCTCCTCTATGTTTATAGGAATGTTGTTTTCAATAGCTATTCCAAGTCAATTAAAAGCTACGGAACTTTTAATGGTTATTTCTACTCCTGCTTTTGTACTTAGTGGATTTACCTGGCCAACCCTAGCTTTTCCAGAAGCCATAACCAATGTCGCACAATTCATTCCTTTAACACAATTTTTAAGTGCTTTTAGAAAAATAGCTTTCTATGGAGGAAATATATCCTCTATTGCTTCAGAAATTAATATGTTATTGGTCATAATTGCTGTAACTTTTATAGCTATGTTATTACTGCTGCAGTTAAAAATTTACAGATATACCAAAAAACACAGTAAGATAGAGACCGCTATCAAGTAA